The sequence TGACTACTATGTCCTTTATCCCAgatccagaaaacaaaaacctccATCCCTTTTcccatgcaaagaaagtcatgatcaaaaccaacaaaaccagaaaccacctttgatcccatattaccagaaagtctttccccaaatacaaaaatgtcaacccaagcctcccagtcaaacccacacacaaaagcCCTTACCCTGTTACatgtttgaccatgcatcaccctcatactcacaaaattttcctcctttagaaaattttgatcaCCCACAAGTCAATGTAAAACATGTTTGGAAGATAAAAAaccctgttggaaccaatccagatggaaGTAAAAAACAGGTCTCATCAGCTGAAGCAGCCCTCAATTGGCAGGCAGAAAATGCTGTAGCACAGAATCAAGTCCTTTCGAAGATTCTTGACAATCAACAAAAATTGACTGAAGCGGTATCCAATACCTTTTTATCCTCAAATTCcctcattgaagatttgaagaagaagataaagtcaATTGAACAAGAATTTGAGACAATTGTTTCTACAGTAAAAGATTTGTCTGTCTCCTTTCCACTCAtcgggcaaaaagaaaaagaaaaaaagcagttgttgatgcaactccagtctTTGGAGAATTCACAAAAGGCAGCTACCCAAGCACTTCCAATGCAAGTTTACATGCCATACCAACCTCGTCAATCACTGtataaagatctgtccataCCAGTACCCTCACCATTTTCCCCAGTTTCCCCTGAAAAAATCTCCTCCAGCATGGAATTCAGTTCATACAGAAGCAGTAAAATGTTTGGTTTTCGTTGTTCATGTATTGATTTTTCATTATACAAAAGACTTATGTCAACAAATTGTTGGATTAGGAGGATGTTTCTTTAATGGATAATAGATGATTATGAGACTAGTCTAAATCAAGGAATTGTTTCAAGGATTATTACTGTTGATGTGTAGTTTATCAATTGAAAAGATTTGtatgttttatttctttcttttctattttcctgCATCTTCTCAACTAGCAAAAGCATTTATAAATTAGTTGTGTAATAGAATACAACTAACTCATGGGAATATATCATgttttctattatttctgtttgtGTCTAGAGACATTGTTGGTCATGTGGTTTTACAGTTCATACCAATGCTGCTCTTCATTAGATGCCTCAAGtgatttacaaaatttttggcTTGATTAATAGTTCAATTGATGCGATTTTGCTGGACTTTGAGATAATGGGATACTACATCCCATCTATATTGGATATTGCTTCTTCTGGGACTTCTTACTTGCTTGGATAGTCAAAGGCTGATCATCATCTCAAGCTTGAATGAGGTTGCTTCTGTTAATTTCTATCAAAAAGTTAACTAAGGCTATGTCCGAACCGTTTGGATTTATACctccaaatataaaaatatcaaaagataTGTTTGCTGTCACAAATTATCATGTTGAGGATGGAATAGCCATAATTTCCTAATTGTCACACGCTGACTAGATTCCagaagaaggaaagagataTTTACTTTGAACAGTTTTTAAATGGTAGGGGGTGCCACAAGCCTAGATCCCCAACAGAGATATTTGATATGGGTTTGGTGGTGAGAGCCTAGGTTACCAAACCTAAAACTTGTGGCATAGAATGTAGATCACTATGTTTCAAGTTAGGCTGTGGTTGTATTTGCTGCATGGGGAATGTAGGTGTTTTGGGTGTGAATTAAATCATAAAGAGACACAATGAAAACTGGAAGAGCTTCCACATGCATAGGGAACATCATTTGTTGGTTTAACTGTTTCCTCTATTTCTGGTAGTCAACTGCAATTAAATCTCCATCTGAACTTATTCACTCATCAAATATGCTGCAAGAACATCAGTTCCATAGATTGCATTCAGTTGCTCCTTTCTCTGATTTTGATCATCAACCTGATAGTTCTTTTGTACTTTCTGAACATATTCCATATTGAAGTGCCaatatatgatataaaaaaGTTCTTAAATAATAGAAACCACATCGTGGTTCTTTACATTTTAACTTGTAAGTGTAACAACATAATACTAGCTCCTGACCATTTATGATGCACCTTATGTCAAAACTTTCATTCAAAAGTGATTAATTTGAAGCATAAATAATTTCAGTTCCAATTAtcatccccaatgtactcggtTTGACACTTTTTGCTTTATTGATAATATTCTTACgttgcttatcaaaaaaaaaaaaaaattcagttccAACTATAATGTCTAATGTACAATCTCATTGGTTTTTGTACTGGACTTGCTTTTCTATAACTCTAAGGCTTCACCACATTTTATGCCATGGTGGTTCTTGTAATTGGCCTCTTTcttgatgtgacattttttatgCAATATATTTCAAGTAATATTAAGGTTTGGttctgattttttttggtaggaTAAGAGGATTCAAGATGTTTTGGGACATCATCAGAAAGAGTTTGAGGGTGGACTTTCTGCAGAAAACTTGGGTAAGTGATGAATTAAGGAGATGTTCATCTGTTAAGATACAATGTTATGATTAAATTTAGTATCATCATTGTTCAAAATGATGATAATGGGGACAACTGATTGACAGGGGCAAGATTTGGTGGATATGGTTCATTTTTACCTACGTATCAGTGGTCTCCTTCTACTTGCTCAAAGACTTCACAACAAGCTCAAAACAATCATTCTCATGATCTGCCCTTAGAGGTATATGGTTGGtttcttcctttatatttttcttactatTCTAGACGCTTGAGTTCTTTGCTTAATATGATCACGCAGGGTGCCCCACAGAATTCAAAAGTTATCATGAGACCTGAACTTGCTTCAACTTATCGTGCACTACATGAACTAAGGAATTCTTCTGTGGATAGTTTGTCCAAAGTTTGTAATTCAAGGAATTATATTTCAAATCACAAACCTCTCAAACTGTCAACCAATCAGTCTGATAAAAAAACACTGAAGTTCCGGATCAAGGTGGGGTCAGACAACATTTTAACTGAAAAGAGTGCTGCAATCTACAGCAATCTTGGTCTTGACATGtctccatcctcatcatcagATGGCAGCCATACAGAGTGGGAAGGGAACTCTCCAGATTCTCATAGTAAGCAGAGTGAATCTCCCTCCTGCATTATTAAGGTGAACCTTTTTTCCCCATTTTgttatctcttcatgtgtttcTTCAGGCAGATGTTCATATAATTCAATTATGTTTTTGGCCATGCCAATGTGATGAAGCAGATCTTGACTTCTTTTCCTATTCCAAATGGCGTGCTATTGTCGCCTCTTCATGATAATTTGGTTTGCCCATTGGAAGAAAAAAATCTCTTAGATGGAAGTAGATCTCCACCTTTTAAAGAGATGGATGCTGTCTTTGAAAATGAGTTTGCTTCAAAAATGCATTGTAAAAAGGTGCtcagagagaagaaaaagaattttggggATAAAAATGAGAGGTTTGTTGAATCAAAGAATGGGAATTTTGAGGATCCTGTTAATCCTGTTAATGCTGGTttgaagaatgaagaaaaaattaagatctcAGTGAGCAAGGAGATTGCATCTGATATCTTGAAGCTTCCACCTAAATCTAGTAAACATACTAATGGTGGTGGCTTGGGAAATGGTATTGCTATGGCTGCATCTGAACCCAATATGGGTAaggcaaaggaaaaaaatttctcctcACACTTGGTAAAAGAGGAAACTTTGGGGTCAATAGCTTCCAGGAGTGGTGATGAGCAGAATACAAAGAATGGTTTGGCAGAAATGATCCAGAAAGATAAAAATGTAGTCTATGATATAAGAAAAGATGGCAGAACCAAAGATGATAGAAGTTGTAATTTGTTTGGACGGAATTGTGACATGCGAAAGGGAAGCAAAGTTTGTGATTGGGGAACAGCAGCTCCCATAAAACAGAATTGTGCGAGCAAAGCCACCCACCAACAGGATGGAGTGAATATATCTCACGGGAAGGAATCAGCTGGGGGACAAAAGAAGTCTAAGGAAATCCAAAATCACGATAGCTCAGCTACCAGGAAGTCAAAAGTGAACTTGAAGGTTAGTTGTTCTTCCGCATCAAAAGATAATGTCACTTACAAAAGTGGCTTTCCATCCAAAAGTAAAGGAGATGAAAAATTACACAAGGATTTGGAGAAGGCAAAAGATAGCCATAGCGATAGCATGTCTAACAAAAAACTAGTTAAGAAAGAATGTGTAAGTGATACATCAAGGAATCCTCTCAAAGATCAGGGAAGGGACTCTAAACTAGaggtttttgagaaaaaattcctTGCATCCAGCAGCAAATCAAGGGACGGTTCAGGTACCGATCAGGCAAAGGACTCTAAGCTTGAAGTGTCTGGGAAAAAATCAGTCAAAGAACTATCTGGGAAAGGATACCATGCAATCAGCAACATATCTAAGGTGATGACAAAGTGTTTTCAGGATTTTTTATGTACCTTGATCATCACTTTGTTGGTAGAAGAGGCATTCCATCACTCAATGATCTTGCAATTCTTTGCTTCCATGATCTTGTAAGCATACTCTTTTATGTGTAAAATAGCTTCCTTGATTTCGCATGGttcttttgtatcttttttgtttgttatcacCTTCCTTTTCTGGTTAAGGCTTGTAGACAACCCATAGGCTAAGCTAAGTTTTACTTTCATTTTGAGTATCAGGTATGCAGTAAGTTGAATGGTAGCTTTAAAGATGCTGCAATTTCCCTTGTATGTTGACATGCTATATTAATTTTACGAATTGGTTGCTACTCCAAATTAGTGTCGGAGTTGCTTTGCTGCATATCATATGCAGAGTACATTCGAAAGGTTGTTCTTTATCGACGGTAGCAGCTTGAaaagttaatatatttaatacaaaGTGAAAAATGTGGGCTTACTTTTTCTGAATGATCCAGGTTGCGTGGTTATTGattcaagagaaagaaagagctTTTCAGTACTTACAGCAGGCCTCTACATAATTTACTTGAGGTATTTCTAtcgttttattaattttttaccaCCAATGCATAGTCGTTGATCATTGGGCTTCCTGATAGTGCTTTAAATTGATCTTACATGAAGGTGAAGAACTCAGCAAAGTAAATAAGTTGAAGCAACTCTATGTTTGATGATTAATTTGCTATGGAAGCTGGTCCATTTTCAAACATGTAAGGTGAAAGGTATTCTAACCGGGTTGAGTTTTCCATGCTTTCAGAATTGGTCTTTACAGTTATAACTTGAATTAGCCATTGCATTCCTAGAAAAAGATTACAAAAGCTAGCACATTGTAAGATTTATTTCCTCCTAGAAGCACTTTTTGGTTTTATAGTTttggaattatttttttctcaaaagttCACATTTATATCCACTCTTTCCTGCCAAATTCTATACACTGGGTACGCACTGCTTCTTTATTTTGAGCTTTTCAGCATTGTGCGTAGGTAACTGGAAAGGATAAATCTGTTCACACTAATACTGGGATCTGAAATCTGGTTCTTGTTACAAAGAGAATGGTCTTTCTCCTGAACAAACTGGTCCATTGATGTTCTGCTCTCTCTGATATCTCTTGCAGATTGTGAAATGGAAGTTGATGGGTGAAACTGCACAAGCATtgattgaaaaacaaaagactGAGAACCGTGACACAGCTACTTATCAGGTAttcttcattattttgtttacttGCCTCTGGGAAATTTAGGTTTGAGATTGGTTTCTCCTACAAAGTAACTTCCACTGTGTGACAGTTTTGTCATAGTTTCTTCATATTATTGGGCTGCAATCTGTCACCACCATGTTTTTGGTAGACACGTATAATGGCATCAGTGTTTGCTGTTTTATCCTTCTTCATTTtctgtattttttcttttctatttaaaaatgaTATCTGTATTGATCCAGTAGAATGTCAATTCACTTTCTTTCAAACACATAAGAGCCAGACACTcatttctttccaaattttgaTCGTCAGTTCATTTAATGCATGTCTTAGTGTTGTATTTATTTATGGACAGGAAGttttatactctctctctcccacacACACAAATGTTCTTCTGATTTATGGCTATTTCTGTAGGATTTTCTATCAAAATATGCTGACATGAGACTTGAAGTGGGAAGTTCTGTGTCACTGTCAAAACAATGGCCCATGCAATGGTGAAAGCTCATCTTTTTGTAATTAGGAGGTGTTAGTGGAACAAGCAACACAAATACACTGATTTTTGTAAGCAAATTAATGATGCGTAATCTATGCTGGAAGTGATAGGATTAACGTGccattttgaaataaaaagtccacatgtatgtgtatgtatgtgcCTTTCTTCAACGATTAAGCAGTTTTGGTTGTGATTTTGTGTGTTGATTCATTAAATTACTAGTAAACCACCTACAATTCTGACATTTTTTCCACTTGCAAatagtttttctcttttgatgGAAGATCAAGTTAACTTTAGCTATAGTGGTGGTGACTGAACAGCTCTTAGTGGATGCAATTAAGTAATAGTGAGCACTTAGTGAAAAGTGTTGGTACAGACAAgcaagcaaaaagaaagaaaacgtAAATGTCAATATGAGTTTTGgaaatgaataataaaagaataaattgaaGGGAATATATAAGTCTAAGTTGGCAAGTAAGCATAAATACTTGTCTACTTATTTCTCTTGTTCCACATGAGTTATACAAGTATAAGTTGGCAAGTAAACATAAATGCCTTGCTTTGCCTACTTCTCTTTTTTGACACAATGGcataataattttctatatatagtaGAAGTTATAGATGATTTTGACATAAATTTGGTTTTCACAAAACTAAAATTGAAGCTAATTTGGAAGCTTTCTTAGGGTGTCTTGAAGCCAAAATTGTATTCTTGTCTTTGtaagttttgattatttttctgcaaagttgttcatatatatatgtgtgtttttttattgttattcatAAACAATAGAGTGCTTTGCTTGCATAAAATTGGTCATATAGATGTTAAATGTGGTAAAATTTCATTGCACATGAAATTGACACTAAATGGTCTAGTTTATGTTACATTTAATGTAtctttgataaatttatatcaCCTAAATAACTATTCTTCTTGAATCCGAGTTTTATGtaatatctattataatttttttttttttgagcgaCATCTATTATAAGTTAATCGCAtacaatatttcaaaataatcaGTTGTCACTTACTATTAAATCTATAAGATTAGTAATTTATTATACCTATATATGTCAATAGTGTTAAGTTTTTCACTTTTAACATTGTCTCCCACCACTTTTTAcagtttaaaattgaaaacacccCACTAGGGTCAACCCAAAATTCTTAATTTCAttcaaaaaatccaatttttgtACTTAACTTTTATTTGACCCAAGTAACATCAAACACACACCCAAATCCTCCTCTGTATATTCTCCGATAATGGAATGAACCCCAAAAGCTTTCAATCTTTCTTATTAAAATCCTATAATCACCTCAATATCTCTCGCAACCAAACTCCACATCAGTCATTTTACATCGAAATTGAGAGCAATTTAAGAAAATGCTGTTGTTAGATTCGAAACCAATTCTCACGCATTGTGCccctttctctttgtttcttttcgtATGTGATCCATCTACATTTGGATTCACCTACCCTTTTGTGTCTAATGCCATTTTCTTTTCGTAGTTATAGATAAATGTTACATGAACTTCAACAAACTCAAAATTGAGGCCAATTGGAAGCCATTTTTAGGTGTGTTTGGAAGCCAAATTGTATTATTCTTGCTGTAAGTATTAATACTTTTACAAATTTgttcatatgtgtgtgtgtgtgttttattattatttataaactaTAGGTTACTTTGCTtgcttaaaatttttcatataaacattaaatgttgtaaaattggGGCTGAGTTTGGTtcaattaaattgattttatgaATACATTTTCCTCATTTATGGGTGTTTGGGGTTACTGAAAATGTTAGtcaactataaatttttttccacttGACCATAAGATAAGAGTATTTATGGCGAAAATTAAtctatgcttttatttttcataaatcatTTTTCACATCACCCAAACTCATCAATTGAACTTCCATCCCCCACCCCCCACTTAAATTCCCAGCCTTCGGTGGCCAACCACTGACGCTTTGatttcgcttttttttttttaatctaaaattttattttattatatatgtgctTGGGAGATGAGAATGTGTTAAAGTAGtagaaaatatgtttttcataaCATTTATACAACTAGAAACTTACAAATATTTTCCATAGTGTTTTTAGAaatgcaatcaaacacttggaaatattttttttttcgaaaaacATTTTcacatgaaaatattttattagacaTGAATTGGCTCTATAGTTTTGTGAGATatattattgttaaattatGAGATAATAATAGGTATATCATGTTTCTTTTGTTGGATTATGAAAGATATATctcttaattgttttttttataaatcactattttcttgtttctaagttttttatttgatatttattataGGTTAATCAcatgtaaaatttcaaaacaattagTTGTCATTTACTattaaatctataaaattagttgtttattatgttgaagaataccaaaaaaaaaaacctaattttttttcatagattagTGAGCTGTTAATGCCCAATTACCATAATatttgaaagaaagaatagaTCACACTAATATTTGGTAAGGAAGGTAATTGTAGGAAATAAAATTATTCCAATAGTGgatttagcaaattttttttttagaagaatctAATCCCTATTAAATTTTGTCCCATAAAGATAGTTTACATTCTTTTTTGAACTAAGCTGCAAAATcttgtcaaaatattataaagatTAAGTGAGTGGTAGAAtgagcattaaaaaaaaattaaagagagtgattgaatgaaagaaagagacatgaaaaaagaagaagaagccattattcttattatatatccaaagaaataatatttttctagtCAAGTAAAAAAATCACGTTTTAATTATAATGAAATCAATTTATAGAATTCCTAATCCTGTGTCTATGTCAATAGTTTGTAGGTTATTAAAATTGTCTTCCACTTTTAACATTGCAAAATTGAAAAGACCCACCCAACAAAAATACCCACCCGGGCCAAACCCATGCCTTTTAAACAATCTGGTCCGAATAGAAATCTTCACGTCCAAATTTATAAGATTAGTCATTTATTATATCAGAatacacacccaaaaaaaaaaaacttataagaACTCTTCATAGATCAGTAAGTTTTATATGCCTAATTAcctttatatttgaaaataataataataataaatcaccTTAGCAAGATGGTTgtagaaaagaaatttattccACAGTGGGTTTAGCAAACTattgttattaaaaaagaaaaagttttgaggagtataatttttataaaagttttgagGAGTTTTTGAACCTAAATTTTCTTCATCAAGAACATCTAGCAATGTTATTCGGCTTTAAAACTcttgtcaaaatattaaaagacATCAAGATTAAGGGAGTGATAGGTTgaataaccaaaaaatatttttaaaaaaaagattaagaaaatGATCTAATGGAAAAAAGGCATAGCTTTTATTCAAGTAGAAACTATACAATTACAAATAAGAAATTACCTTGTTGCATTTCTAATGGTAAAATTAGAGTAACATTGAACCATGTTCGTGTAAGCTTTATGTGAAATTCTAAACAATTTCTCCCTTTCATTCTTGTATATCCAAATAAAGTTTTTAGCTAAAATTTCTCCCGAAGATTTTGTTGGATTAGCTTTGTTGTTTTGAGTTATATTAGTTGATATGGATTAAGTAAAAACttgcctaaaaaataaactacataaaatataaaggCAAACTTAGCTTCACTTTTTACTTGATATATTGAACAAAGACAAACTTAAAATTGGGTTAGACATTTTCATGAACGATGACAATGGACATAAAATggaaagaataaagtaaaaaatgacaactgacataatatttatttttaaggtgcattgcttttaattaaaaaaaattatcattttattttatttatttgaaattttaagaagTTAGTTAAAAGACTTCCTATCTATGTGAATACAATAG comes from Castanea sativa cultivar Marrone di Chiusa Pesio chromosome 3, ASM4071231v1 and encodes:
- the LOC142626934 gene encoding uncharacterized protein LOC142626934 isoform X2, with amino-acid sequence MGKTELEEGAACCSSYIDNDQNIDIDIAFSYIDKRIQDVLGHHQKEFEGGLSAENLGARFGGYGSFLPTYQWSPSTCSKTSQQAQNNHSHDLPLEGAPQNSKVIMRPELASTYRALHELRNSSVDSLSKVCNSRNYISNHKPLKLSTNQSDKKTLKFRIKVGSDNILTEKSAAIYSNLGLDMSPSSSSDGSHTEWEGNSPDSHSKQSESPSCIIKILTSFPIPNGVLLSPLHDNLVCPLEEKNLLDGSRSPPFKEMDAVFENEFASKMHCKKVLREKKKNFGDKNERFVESKNGNFEDPVNPVNAGLKNEEKIKISVSKEIASDILKLPPKSSKHTNGGGLGNGIAMAASEPNMGKAKEKNFSSHLVKEETLGSIASRSGDEQNTKNGLAEMIQKDKNVVYDIRKDGRTKDDRSCNLFGRNCDMRKGSKVCDWGTAAPIKQNCASKATHQQDGVNISHGKESAGGQKKSKEIQNHDSSATRKSKVNLKVSCSSASKDNVTYKSGFPSKSKGDEKLHKDLEKAKDSHSDSMSNKKLVKKECVSDTSRNPLKDQGRDSKLEVFEKKFLASSSKSRDGSGTDQAKDSKLEVSGKKSVKELSGKGYHAISNISKVAWLLIQEKERAFQYLQQAST
- the LOC142626934 gene encoding uncharacterized protein LOC142626934 isoform X1, with product MGKTELEEGAACCSSYIDNDQNIDIDIAFSYIDKRIQDVLGHHQKEFEGGLSAENLGARFGGYGSFLPTYQWSPSTCSKTSQQAQNNHSHDLPLEGAPQNSKVIMRPELASTYRALHELRNSSVDSLSKVCNSRNYISNHKPLKLSTNQSDKKTLKFRIKVGSDNILTEKSAAIYSNLGLDMSPSSSSDGSHTEWEGNSPDSHSKQSESPSCIIKILTSFPIPNGVLLSPLHDNLVCPLEEKNLLDGSRSPPFKEMDAVFENEFASKMHCKKVLREKKKNFGDKNERFVESKNGNFEDPVNPVNAGLKNEEKIKISVSKEIASDILKLPPKSSKHTNGGGLGNGIAMAASEPNMGKAKEKNFSSHLVKEETLGSIASRSGDEQNTKNGLAEMIQKDKNVVYDIRKDGRTKDDRSCNLFGRNCDMRKGSKVCDWGTAAPIKQNCASKATHQQDGVNISHGKESAGGQKKSKEIQNHDSSATRKSKVNLKVSCSSASKDNVTYKSGFPSKSKGDEKLHKDLEKAKDSHSDSMSNKKLVKKECVSDTSRNPLKDQGRDSKLEVFEKKFLASSSKSRDGSGTDQAKDSKLEVSGKKSVKELSGKGYHAISNISKVMTKCFQDFLCTLIITLLVEEAFHHSMILQFFASMILLRGY